One region of Gouania willdenowi chromosome 13, fGouWil2.1, whole genome shotgun sequence genomic DNA includes:
- the srsf1a gene encoding serine/arginine-rich splicing factor 1A isoform X3, with product MSGVVRGPAGNNDCRIYVGNLPPDIRTKDVEDVFYKYGTIRDIDLKNRRGGPPFAFIEFEDPRDADDAVYGRDGYDYDGYRLRVEFPRSGRGSRGGFSGGIGSAPRGRYGPPSRRSEYRVVVSGLPQSGSWQDLKDHMREAGDVCYADVYRDGTGVVEFVRKEDMTYAVRKLDNTKFRSHEVCVLLCFPLMDNLSWLSPGKIQQSLCCFQRLEIPPSRTNVVFSMSSSFVSARERLLTFV from the exons ATGTCGGGTGTTGTACGAGGCCCTGCTGGGAACAACGACTGCCGCATCTATGTTGGAAACCTGCCGCCTGATATTCGCACCAAAGACGTGGAGGACGTCTTTTACAAGTACGGGACTATCCGAGACATCGACCTGAAGAACAGGAGAGGAGGACCGCCATTCGCCTTCATTGAGTTTGAGGACCCGAG GGACGCTGACGATGCAGTCTACGGACGTGATGGCTACGACTACGACGGCTACAGACTGCGAGTTGAGTTTCCTCGGAGTGGGAGGGGCTCCAGGGGCGGCTTCAGTGGTGGGATTGGCAGTGCACCCAGAGGCAGATACGGACCACCTTCCAGACGTTCAGAGTATCGGGTTGTTGTGTCAG GCCTCCCTCAGAGCGGCAGCTGGCAGGACTTGAAGGACCACATGCGTGAAGCGGGCGACGTTTGCTACGCTGACGTTTACAGAGATGGAACCGGGGTTGTAGAATTTGTGCGCAAAGAAGACATGACCTATGCTGTTCGAAAGCTGGACAACACCAAATTCCGCTCACATGAGGTATGTGTGCTGCTTTGTTTCCCTCTAATGGATAATCTGTCTTGGCTCAGTCCAGGTAA aatccaacagtccctttgttgtttccaacGTTTGGAAATTCCACCATCAAGGACGAATGTTGTCTTTTCAATGTCAAGTTCTTTTGTGTCCGCCAGGGAGAGACTGCTTACATTCGTGTGA
- the aldoca gene encoding fructose-bisphosphate aldolase C-A produces MTHQFPTLTEAQKKELHETAQRIVAPGKGILAADESVGSMAKRLAQVGVENTEENRRKYRQILFSADERINSCIGGVIFFHETLYQHSDNGVPFVKLIRDRGVMVGVKVDKGVVPLAGTCGETTTQGLDGLSDRCAQYKKDGAIFAKWRCVLKISDVNPSQLAIAENAKVLARYSSICQQHGIVPIIEPEILPDGDHDLKRCQYVTEKVLAAVYKVMSDHHVYLEGTLLKPNMVTPGHSCPIKYSLEEVAMATLTALRRTVPPAVTGVAFLSGGQSEEEASQHLNAIINCPLPKPWTLTFSFGRALQASALRTWRGHKENEKAATEQFIKRAEVNSLACQGKYTVGDNHSEAGQRVYGSFHSY; encoded by the exons ATGACGCACCAGTTCCCAACACTCACTGAGGCTCAGAAGAAGGAGCTTCATGAGACGGCTCAGCGCATCGTGGCTCCAGGAAAAGGAATCCTGGCTGCAGATGAgtctgtgg GCAGCATGGCCAAGCGCCTGGCCCAGGTTGGAGTGGAGAACACCGAGGAGAACCGGAGGAAGTACCGTCAGATCCTCTTCAGTGCCGATGAGCGCATTAATAGCTGTATCGGTGGGGTCATCTTCTTCCATGAGACGCTGTACCAGCATTCTGACAATGGCGTGCCCTTTGTTAAACTGATCAGGGACAGGGGCGTCATGGTGGGCGTCAAG GTAGACAAAGGTGTTGTTCCTCTGGCAGGAACCTGTGGAGAAACTACCACACagg GTTTGGACGGATTGTCCGACCGTTGTGCACAGTACAAAAAGGATGGCGCCATTTTTGCAAAGTGGCGTTGTGTGCTGAAAATCAGTGATGTCAATCCATCTCAGCTGGCCATAGCAGAAAATGCTAAAGTTCTTGCACGTTACTCAAGCATCTGCCAGCAG CACGGCATTGTACCCATCATAGAACCAGAGATTTTACCTGATGGAGATCATGACCTGAAGCGTTGCCAGTACGTCACTGAAAAG GTCCTGGCAGCTGTCTATAAGGTAATGTCAGACCACCACGTGTACCTTGAAGGCACTTTGCTTAAACCCAACATGGTCACACCGGGACACAGCTGCCCCATCAAGTACAGTCTGGAGGAGGTTGCTATGGCGACCTTAACCGCCCTGCGTCGCACCGTTCCCCCAGCCGTCACAG GAGTGGCTTTTCTCTCTGGTGGTCAGAGTGAGGAGGAGGCCTCTCAGCACCTGAACGCCATCATAAACTGCCCTCTACCCAAACCCTGGACCCTGACCTTCTCCTTTGGCAGAGCCCTGCAGGCGTCTGCGCTCCGAACCTGGAGAGGACACAAAGAGAATGAAAAAGCTGCCACTGAGCAATTCATCAAGAGGGCCGAG GTGAACAGTCTGGCGTGTCAGGGGAAATACACAGTTGGTGATAACCACAGCGAGGCTGGCCAGCGCGTCTATGGCTCCTTTCACTCCTATTAA
- the srsf1a gene encoding serine/arginine-rich splicing factor 1A isoform X2 yields the protein MSGVVRGPAGNNDCRIYVGNLPPDIRTKDVEDVFYKYGTIRDIDLKNRRGGPPFAFIEFEDPRDADDAVYGRDGYDYDGYRLRVEFPRSGRGSRGGFSGGIGSAPRGRYGPPSRRSEYRVVVSGLPQSGSWQDLKDHMREAGDVCYADVYRDGTGVVEFVRKEDMTYAVRKLDNTKFRSHEGETAYIRVKLDGPRSPSYGRSRSRSRGSRSRSRSHSASRSRSNSRGRGRGSPRYSPRHSRSRSRS from the exons ATGTCGGGTGTTGTACGAGGCCCTGCTGGGAACAACGACTGCCGCATCTATGTTGGAAACCTGCCGCCTGATATTCGCACCAAAGACGTGGAGGACGTCTTTTACAAGTACGGGACTATCCGAGACATCGACCTGAAGAACAGGAGAGGAGGACCGCCATTCGCCTTCATTGAGTTTGAGGACCCGAG GGACGCTGACGATGCAGTCTACGGACGTGATGGCTACGACTACGACGGCTACAGACTGCGAGTTGAGTTTCCTCGGAGTGGGAGGGGCTCCAGGGGCGGCTTCAGTGGTGGGATTGGCAGTGCACCCAGAGGCAGATACGGACCACCTTCCAGACGTTCAGAGTATCGGGTTGTTGTGTCAG GCCTCCCTCAGAGCGGCAGCTGGCAGGACTTGAAGGACCACATGCGTGAAGCGGGCGACGTTTGCTACGCTGACGTTTACAGAGATGGAACCGGGGTTGTAGAATTTGTGCGCAAAGAAGACATGACCTATGCTGTTCGAAAGCTGGACAACACCAAATTCCGCTCACATGAG GGAGAGACTGCTTACATTCGTGTGAAATTAGATGGTCCCCGCAGCCCGAGTTATGGAAGATCTCGCTCTCGCAGCCGCGGCAGCCGCAGCAGGAGCCGAAGTCACAGCGCCAGCCGAAGTCGCAGCAATTCTCGAGGCCGCGGCAGAGGATCACCACGCTACTCGCCTCGTCACAGCCGCTCTCGCTCCCGATCCTAA
- the srsf1a gene encoding serine/arginine-rich splicing factor 1A isoform X1, giving the protein MSGVVRGPAGNNDCRIYVGNLPPDIRTKDVEDVFYKYGTIRDIDLKNRRGGPPFAFIEFEDPRDADDAVYGRDGYDYDGYRLRVEFPRSGRGSRGGFSGGIGSAPRGRYGPPSRRSEYRVVVSGLPQSGSWQDLKDHMREAGDVCYADVYRDGTGVVEFVRKEDMTYAVRKLDNTKFRSHEVCVLLCFPLMDNLSWLSPGKYSSHLKKKKKKNPTVPLLFPTFGNSTIKDECCLFNVKFFCVRQGETAYIRVKLDGPRSPSYGRSRSRSRGSRSRSRSHSASRSRSNSRGRGRGSPRYSPRHSRSRSRS; this is encoded by the exons ATGTCGGGTGTTGTACGAGGCCCTGCTGGGAACAACGACTGCCGCATCTATGTTGGAAACCTGCCGCCTGATATTCGCACCAAAGACGTGGAGGACGTCTTTTACAAGTACGGGACTATCCGAGACATCGACCTGAAGAACAGGAGAGGAGGACCGCCATTCGCCTTCATTGAGTTTGAGGACCCGAG GGACGCTGACGATGCAGTCTACGGACGTGATGGCTACGACTACGACGGCTACAGACTGCGAGTTGAGTTTCCTCGGAGTGGGAGGGGCTCCAGGGGCGGCTTCAGTGGTGGGATTGGCAGTGCACCCAGAGGCAGATACGGACCACCTTCCAGACGTTCAGAGTATCGGGTTGTTGTGTCAG GCCTCCCTCAGAGCGGCAGCTGGCAGGACTTGAAGGACCACATGCGTGAAGCGGGCGACGTTTGCTACGCTGACGTTTACAGAGATGGAACCGGGGTTGTAGAATTTGTGCGCAAAGAAGACATGACCTATGCTGTTCGAAAGCTGGACAACACCAAATTCCGCTCACATGAGGTATGTGTGCTGCTTTGTTTCCCTCTAATGGATAATCTGTCTTGGCTCAGTCCAGGTAAGTATTCgagccatttaaaaaaaaaaaaaaaaaagaatccaacagtccctttgttgtttccaacGTTTGGAAATTCCACCATCAAGGACGAATGTTGTCTTTTCAATGTCAAGTTCTTTTGTGTCCGCCAGGGAGAGACTGCTTACATTCGTGTGAAATTAGATGGTCCCCGCAGCCCGAGTTATGGAAGATCTCGCTCTCGCAGCCGCGGCAGCCGCAGCAGGAGCCGAAGTCACAGCGCCAGCCGAAGTCGCAGCAATTCTCGAGGCCGCGGCAGAGGATCACCACGCTACTCGCCTCGTCACAGCCGCTCTCGCTCCCGATCCTAA